A single window of Methylomarinum sp. Ch1-1 DNA harbors:
- the ilvA gene encoding threonine ammonia-lyase, biosynthetic translates to MIQKYIEKILRAKVYDVAVESPLDFAPLLSERLANQVYLKREDLQPVFSFKLRGAYNKIASLSDQERANGVIAASAGNHAQGVALAAKKLGIKALIVMPRTTPEIKVNSVKARGAKAVLHGDSFDEAYTYAKQVAKEKGMTFVHPYDDPDVIAGQGTVGMEILRQHNGEIDAIFVPVGGGGLIAGIAAYVKFVRPEIKIIGVEPDDADCLNRALKAKRRVTIKQVGLFADGVAVKQIGKEPFRLAHRHVDEVVVVNTDEICAAIKDIFDDTRSVAEPAGALALAGLKKYVEQGEVSGQTLVAIESGANINFDRLRYVAERTQVGEHREILLAVAIPEVPGSFLKFCKLLGKRSITEFNYRYFDNSMAQVFVGISSGGEEDDRANVIAQLEGEGFKVTDMTGNELAKDHIRYMVGGHGPCELNELVYSLQFPERPGALLKFLMSLGSRWNISLFHYRNHGAAFGKVLMGLQMPKGERKTFKLTLDALGFTYQEETSNPAYQLFVGGREWKK, encoded by the coding sequence ATGATACAAAAATACATAGAAAAAATATTAAGAGCCAAGGTATATGATGTGGCGGTGGAAAGTCCGTTGGATTTTGCGCCTTTACTGTCGGAGCGGTTGGCGAATCAGGTTTATCTGAAACGGGAGGATTTACAACCGGTCTTTTCTTTTAAATTACGCGGCGCTTATAACAAAATAGCCTCGCTGAGCGACCAGGAAAGAGCCAACGGCGTGATCGCCGCTTCAGCCGGCAACCATGCCCAGGGGGTGGCGTTGGCGGCGAAAAAACTGGGCATCAAGGCCTTGATCGTGATGCCCAGGACCACGCCGGAAATCAAGGTGAATTCGGTCAAGGCTCGCGGCGCCAAAGCCGTCTTGCACGGCGATTCCTTTGATGAGGCCTATACTTACGCCAAACAGGTGGCGAAAGAAAAAGGCATGACCTTCGTGCATCCCTATGATGACCCCGACGTGATCGCCGGGCAGGGAACCGTTGGCATGGAGATTTTGCGTCAACACAATGGCGAAATCGACGCCATTTTTGTGCCGGTCGGCGGCGGCGGATTGATCGCCGGCATTGCCGCGTATGTCAAATTCGTTCGTCCCGAAATCAAGATTATCGGCGTCGAGCCGGATGATGCCGATTGTCTGAATCGAGCGCTCAAGGCCAAGCGCCGGGTGACGATCAAGCAGGTCGGCCTGTTCGCCGACGGCGTCGCGGTCAAACAGATCGGTAAGGAACCGTTTCGCCTGGCTCATCGTCATGTCGATGAGGTCGTCGTCGTCAACACCGATGAAATCTGCGCCGCGATCAAGGACATTTTCGATGATACCCGCTCGGTCGCCGAGCCGGCCGGCGCCTTGGCCTTGGCCGGCCTGAAAAAATATGTTGAGCAGGGTGAGGTGAGTGGGCAAACGCTGGTCGCGATTGAAAGCGGCGCCAATATTAACTTCGACCGCCTGCGTTATGTCGCCGAACGCACCCAGGTCGGTGAGCATCGGGAAATCCTGTTGGCGGTCGCGATTCCGGAAGTGCCGGGCAGCTTTCTGAAATTCTGCAAGCTGCTCGGCAAGCGCAGTATCACCGAATTTAATTACCGTTATTTCGATAATAGCATGGCCCAGGTTTTTGTCGGCATCAGCAGCGGGGGCGAAGAGGACGACCGCGCCAATGTGATCGCTCAGCTGGAAGGCGAAGGGTTCAAAGTCACCGACATGACCGGCAATGAATTAGCCAAGGACCATATCCGTTATATGGTCGGCGGCCATGGGCCCTGCGAGCTGAATGAGTTGGTGTATAGTTTGCAATTTCCGGAGCGTCCCGGCGCGCTGTTGAAATTTCTGATGTCTTTGGGCAGTCGCTGGAACATCAGTTTGTTCCATTATCGTAATCACGGCGCCGCCTTCGGCAAGGTATTGATGGGGCTGCAAATGCCGAAAGGCGAACGCAAGACCTTTAAGTTGACTCTCGATGCCTTGGGCTTTACCTATCAGGAAGAAACGTCGAATCCCGCCTATCAATTATTTGTCGGCGGCAGAGAATGGAAAAAATAA
- the rpiA gene encoding ribose-5-phosphate isomerase RpiA gives MTQDELKKQVAAAAIEYIKGVPIVGVGTGSTVNFFIEMLADYKNDIEGAVSSSEATTERLKNIGIPVLELNSAGDIEVYVDGADEVDPRKKLIKGGGGALTREKIIAAASKKFVCIVDESKCVDVLGKFPLPVEVIPMARSYVAREMVKLGGQPVWREDYYTDNGNEILDVHNMEITNPMEMERLINDITGVVTNGLFAHRDADIVLIGKGDKVETM, from the coding sequence ATGACTCAAGATGAATTAAAAAAACAAGTTGCCGCGGCCGCCATCGAATATATCAAAGGAGTGCCGATCGTCGGCGTGGGAACCGGATCTACCGTTAATTTCTTTATCGAAATGCTGGCCGACTATAAAAATGATATCGAAGGCGCTGTGTCCAGTTCGGAAGCGACCACCGAACGATTGAAAAACATCGGCATTCCGGTGCTGGAATTGAACAGCGCCGGCGACATCGAAGTCTATGTCGATGGCGCCGACGAAGTCGATCCGCGCAAAAAATTGATCAAAGGCGGCGGCGGCGCCTTGACCCGTGAAAAAATCATCGCCGCGGCCAGTAAAAAATTCGTTTGTATCGTCGATGAATCAAAATGCGTCGATGTGCTCGGCAAATTCCCGTTGCCGGTGGAAGTGATTCCGATGGCGCGCAGCTATGTAGCCCGGGAAATGGTCAAACTAGGCGGCCAACCCGTCTGGCGCGAAGACTATTATACCGATAACGGCAACGAAATTCTGGACGTCCATAACATGGAAATCACCAATCCGATGGAAATGGAACGCCTCATCAATGATATTACCGGCGTCGTCACCAACGGCCTGTTCGCGCACAGAGACGCCGACATCGTGCTGATCGGCAAAGGCGATAAAGTCGAAACGATGTAA
- the gspD gene encoding type II secretion system secretin GspD translates to MSKKQKLPYLLALLLATSGCELISPQQRDKLSLGAIGESEDVEQPEIIYQELSNLDNQKKAGEQAQIELYPGTGRFVSSKPLAGKAAAKPEKGEYSLNFDDAALGEVTKVILSDILGENYLLSPKVTGKVTLQTTRPLSRAELLPTLEMLLQINNAALTYQEGLYQIKPAAEILLSSPFAGYGAGGELSPGNQLRVVPVKNVAVEDLAEIIKPVMQEKSILHIDSDRNLMMIAGSDGELARAMEMVNAFDVDMMKGRSFGLFPLRNVQASTMIQELEQLFNSKGGEGDSRLIRFMEIERLNAILAITHQPKFLTQIESWVLRLDKANTSAGGGVIVYRAQHVDAVELAATLNEIFMQGAGSSRPASVAAGRQSIEISNKPQTDSKTPVASAYRSQASLDNIGDVKIIPDEVNNALVIVATAQEYAVIQRVIKQLDVMPLQVLIDATIVDVTLRNDLKYGIQWFFSHDNGGANNITGGGELFNDIASLGAAAVTGGFGYSFISKSADIRAVLSAEASNDNINVISSPSLMVLNNQEASIQVGDEVSLRTSQNTPLTSGIGEDNTLVQTSQLQQRKTGVKLKIKPRVNASGLVIMEIEQSVEDFAGGVTNGNPDILTREIASSVAIQSGETIVLGGLIKENNNNRKTGVPFLHELPLIGPLFGSKSYNKDKTELVVLITPRVVRSKQNARLVTDEFKRKLTGIYEEPAETREEL, encoded by the coding sequence ATGAGTAAAAAACAAAAACTGCCTTACCTTTTAGCGCTGCTCTTGGCGACCTCCGGCTGCGAATTGATAAGTCCCCAACAACGGGACAAGCTGTCGTTGGGAGCGATCGGAGAGAGTGAAGATGTTGAGCAGCCAGAAATCATCTATCAGGAACTGAGCAATCTAGACAACCAGAAGAAGGCGGGCGAGCAGGCCCAAATAGAGCTTTATCCGGGAACCGGACGTTTTGTGTCATCGAAACCGCTAGCGGGTAAAGCGGCAGCAAAACCGGAAAAGGGCGAATATAGCCTTAATTTTGACGATGCCGCCTTGGGAGAGGTCACCAAGGTGATCTTGAGCGATATTCTCGGTGAAAATTATCTATTGAGCCCCAAGGTCACTGGCAAGGTGACTTTGCAAACCACCCGACCGCTAAGTAGGGCCGAATTGCTGCCAACCCTGGAAATGCTGCTGCAGATCAATAATGCAGCCTTGACTTATCAAGAAGGTCTTTATCAGATCAAGCCGGCGGCTGAAATTTTGCTCAGCAGTCCGTTCGCCGGCTATGGCGCAGGGGGGGAACTGTCGCCGGGAAATCAGCTTAGGGTGGTGCCGGTCAAAAATGTCGCTGTCGAGGATTTAGCGGAAATCATCAAGCCGGTCATGCAGGAAAAATCCATCTTACATATCGATAGCGACCGTAATCTTATGATGATCGCCGGCTCGGACGGGGAACTGGCTCGGGCGATGGAAATGGTCAATGCCTTCGATGTCGACATGATGAAGGGTCGGTCATTTGGTTTGTTTCCGTTGCGCAACGTGCAGGCCTCGACCATGATCCAAGAGTTGGAGCAATTGTTCAACAGCAAGGGGGGAGAGGGCGATAGTCGTTTGATTCGCTTCATGGAAATCGAACGTCTCAATGCCATCCTGGCGATTACCCACCAGCCTAAATTTTTGACACAAATAGAGAGCTGGGTGTTAAGGTTGGACAAGGCCAATACTTCGGCCGGAGGCGGGGTGATCGTGTACCGGGCGCAACATGTCGATGCGGTGGAATTGGCCGCCACGCTCAATGAAATATTCATGCAGGGCGCGGGAAGCAGTCGGCCTGCATCGGTGGCGGCCGGTCGTCAATCGATAGAAATCAGCAATAAACCGCAAACGGATAGTAAAACGCCTGTCGCCAGCGCGTATCGAAGTCAGGCTTCATTGGATAATATCGGCGATGTCAAAATTATCCCCGATGAAGTCAATAATGCCTTGGTGATTGTTGCGACCGCGCAAGAATATGCGGTGATTCAGCGAGTGATCAAACAGCTCGATGTAATGCCGTTGCAGGTATTGATCGATGCGACGATCGTCGATGTGACGTTAAGAAATGATCTAAAGTACGGGATACAGTGGTTCTTCAGCCATGACAATGGCGGCGCGAACAATATCACCGGGGGGGGCGAGTTATTTAACGACATCGCTTCTTTGGGGGCCGCCGCGGTGACCGGTGGTTTCGGTTATTCCTTCATCAGTAAATCGGCCGATATCAGAGCGGTATTGAGCGCAGAAGCTTCGAATGACAATATCAATGTCATTTCGTCGCCGTCGTTGATGGTCTTGAATAATCAGGAGGCTTCGATCCAAGTCGGTGACGAGGTCTCGTTACGGACTTCGCAAAACACCCCGCTGACCAGTGGCATTGGCGAGGATAATACTCTCGTGCAAACCAGTCAATTGCAGCAGCGCAAGACCGGGGTCAAGCTGAAGATTAAGCCCAGAGTCAACGCCAGCGGCCTGGTAATCATGGAAATTGAACAAAGCGTCGAAGATTTTGCCGGTGGCGTCACGAATGGCAACCCTGACATTCTGACCCGTGAGATCGCCAGTTCCGTCGCGATACAGAGCGGCGAAACCATCGTGTTAGGCGGTTTGATCAAAGAGAACAATAACAATAGAAAAACCGGTGTGCCGTTTTTGCATGAACTGCCGTTAATCGGGCCGTTATTCGGCAGCAAAAGTTATAATAAAGACAAAACGGAATTGGTCGTGTTGATTACGCCTCGCGTGGTCAGGAGCAAGCAGAACGCCCGCTTGGTGACCGACGAATTCAAGCGCAAGTTAACCGGCATTTACGAGGAGCCGGCCGAAACGAGAGAAGAGTTATAA
- a CDS encoding type II secretion system protein N: MSHNLIKLLLSLCLLLLVILLLEWLFIGSPDYSQPLDSQNGKADGLEVNLPAIKFSAASPDSYTDMVERPLFIEGRRPVIEDEEDDASQQVDKIEDLVLVGIYTVESEMTALFSKQGRDETYLKKSRGDDISGWLLQEIQADRVILEREGKRQTLMLRKPKPESASKRMPRTPRPKQ; the protein is encoded by the coding sequence AATCAAGTTGCTGCTGTCTTTATGCCTGTTATTATTGGTGATTTTATTGCTTGAATGGTTGTTTATCGGTTCCCCTGATTATTCGCAGCCGCTGGACTCACAGAACGGCAAAGCAGATGGATTAGAGGTGAACTTGCCGGCCATAAAGTTTTCGGCGGCATCGCCGGACAGTTATACGGATATGGTGGAAAGACCGTTGTTTATCGAAGGCCGTCGGCCAGTGATTGAAGATGAAGAGGACGATGCTTCCCAGCAGGTCGATAAAATTGAAGACTTGGTTCTGGTGGGGATTTATACCGTCGAATCCGAGATGACGGCGTTGTTCAGTAAGCAGGGCAGGGATGAAACCTATCTGAAAAAATCACGGGGAGACGATATTTCCGGCTGGTTATTGCAGGAAATCCAGGCCGATCGCGTCATACTCGAGCGGGAAGGCAAGCGGCAAACGCTGATGTTAAGAAAGCCGAAACCAGAGTCGGCAAGCAAGAGAATGCCTAGAACGCCCCGTCCCAAACAATAG